The Paralichthys olivaceus isolate ysfri-2021 chromosome 9, ASM2471397v2, whole genome shotgun sequence genome contains a region encoding:
- the pde6a gene encoding rod cGMP-specific 3',5'-cyclic phosphodiesterase subunit alpha has translation MVDAAAAEQFLDANPQFAKQYYDINFRPKVISDLLDNNRKTAVNINTFHELTMVEESEILFDLVRDIQDNLQMEKSVFNLMKHLSFMMRADRMSLFMYRQRNGVAELATRLFNVNKDSVFDDCLVQPDSEIVYPLDIGIVGHVASSKKMVNIPNVSESPHYSEFVDELTEYKTKNILAVPIMNGKDMVAVMMAINKLDEPHFTTKDEETLNKYLNFVNLVLRVFHLSYLHNCETRRGQVLLWSASKVFEELTDIERQFHKALYTVRAFLNCDRYSVGLLDMTKTKEFFDLWPVLMGEVPPYDGPKTPDGREIIFYKVIDYILHGKEDIKVIPGPAADHWALSSGLPTYVAENGLICNIMNAGQDEFFNFQKEPLDDSGWTIKNVLSLPIVNKKEEIVGVATFYNRKDGKPFDEMDETLMESLTQFLGWSVLNPDTYDRMNKLENRKDIFQDMVMYHVKCRKDEIQNVLNTRERWGKEPDECEEEELQEILSEVLPNSKKSEILEFHFCDFEHSELDLVKCGIKMYYELKVVDKFHIPREVLVRFMYSLSKGYRRITYHNWRHGFNVGQTMFTLLMTGDLKRYYTDLECMAMVTAGFCHDIDHRGTNNLYQLKSGNPLAKLHGSSILERHHLEFGKTLLRDESLNIYQNLNRRQHDTVIHLMDISIIATDLALYFKKRTMFQKIVDQSKTYENWNDWTKYMMLETTRKEIVMAMMMTACDLSAIAKPWEVQSKVALSVAAEFWEQGDLERTVLEQQPIPMMDRNKADDLPKLQCGFIDFVCTFVYKEFSRFHVEITPMLDRLLNNRKEWNALKEVHEAKMAAIEAVKKAKEEEAQNAAGAKQASAAQSQSKTCILS, from the exons atggtggacgcagcagcagcggagcagTTCCTGGACGCCAACCCGCAGTTCGCCAAGCAGTACTACGACATCAACTTCCGGCCTAAGGTCATCTCAGACCTGCTGGACAACAACCGTAAGACGGCGGTGAACATCAACACGTTTCACGAGCTGACGATGGTGGAGGAGAGTGAAATCCTCTTCGACTTGGTGCGGGACATCCAGGACAACCTGCAGATGGAGAAGTCGGTCTTCAACCTCATGAAACACCTCAGCTTCATGATGAGGGCCGACCGCATGAGCCTCTTCATGTACCGGCAGAGGAACGGTGTGGCCGAGCTGGCAACAAG GTTATTTAACGTCAATAAGGATTCAGTGTTCGATGACTGTCTGGTGCAGCCGGACAGTGAGATCGTGTACCCGCTGGATATTGGCATCGTGGGTCACGTGGCCTCCTCCAAGAAGATGGTCAACATTCCTAATGTGTCGGAG AGTCCCCATTACAGTGAATTTGTGGACGAGCTGACAGAGTATAAGACCAAGAACATCCTCGCCGTCCCCATCATGAACGGTAAAGACATGGTGGCCGTCATGATGGCCATCAACAAGTTGGACGAGCCGCACTTCACGACCAAAGATGAAGAG ACCCTGAACAAGTATCTGAACTTTGTGAACCTGGTGCTGAGAGTTTTCCACCTGAGTTACCTGCACAACTGTGAGACCAGGAGAGGCCAG GTGCTGCTGTGGTCGGCCAGCAAGGTGTTTGAGGAGCTGACGGACATCGAGAGGCAGTTCCACAAAGCCTTGTACACAGTCAGAGCTTTCCTCAACTGTGACCGCTACTCTGTGGGTCTGCTGGACATGACCAAGACCAAG gagtTCTTTGACTTGTGGCCTGTTCTGATGGGAGAAGTTCCACCGTACGATGGACCCAAAACTCCTGATGGCAGG GAAATCATCTTCTACAAAGTGATTGACTACATCCTCCACGGAAAAGAAGACATCAAAGTTATACC GGGTCCTGCAGCAGATCACTGGGCTCTGTCCAGCGGTTTACCAACCTACGTTGCAGAGAACGGACTG ATCTGTAACATAATGAACGCAGGACAGGACGAGTTTTTCAACTTCCAG AAAGAGCCTCTGGATGATTCTGGATGGACGATCAAGAACGTCCTGTCTTTGCCAATCGTCAACAAGAAAGAAGAGATAGTGGGCGTGGCCACGTTCTATAACAGGAAGGATGGGAAACCCTTTGATGAAATGGATGAAACGCTGATGGAG TCGCTGACCCAGTTCCTGGGCTGGTCTGTGCTGAACCCCGACACCTACGACAGGATGAACAAGCTGGAGAACAGGAAGGACATCTTCCAGGACATGGTGATGTACCACGTCAAGTGTCGCAAGGATGAAATCCAGAACGTTCTG AACACCAGGGAGAGATGGGGGAAGGAACCGGATGAgtgcgaggaggaggagctccaAGAGATTCTG TCGGAGGTTTTGCCGAACTCTAAGAAATCTGAGATCTTAGAGTTTCACTTCTGCGACTTTGAACACAGTGAACTGGACCTGGTGAAGTGCGGCATCAAGATGTACTACGAACTGAAAGTGGTGGACAAGTTTCATATCCCCAGAGAG GTGCTGGTGAGGTTCATGTACTCGCTGAGTAAAGGCTACAGGAGGATCACTTACCACAACTGGAGACACGGATTCAACGTGGGACAGACGATGTTCACTCTGCTGATg aCAGGTGATCTGAAGCGTTACTACACGGACCTGGAGTGTATGGCCATGGTGACCGCCGGCTTCTGCCACGATATCGACCACAGAGGAACCAACAACCTCTACCAGTTGAA gtctGGTAATCCTCTGGCGAAGCTTCATGGCTCCTCCATCTTGGAAAGACACCATCTGGAGTTTGGCAAGACTCTGCTGAGAGATGAA TCATTGAACATTTATCAGAACCTGAACCGACGTCAGCACGACACCGTCATCCACCTCATGGACATCTCCATCATCGCCACTGACCTGGCTCTCTACTTCAA GAAGAGGACGATGTTCCAGAAGATCGTGGATCAGTCCAAGACTTACGAGAACTGGAACGACTGGACCAAGTACATGATGCTGGAGACCACGCGTAAAGAGATTGTCAT GGCCATGATGATGACGGCCTGTGACCTGTCTGCCATCGCCAAACCGTGGGAGGTCCAGAGCAAG GTGGCGCTGTCTGTAGCTGCAGAGTTCTGGGAGCAGGGAGACCTGGAGAGGACGGTCCTGGAGCAACAACCCATT ccGATGATGGACAGAAACAAAGCGGACGACCTGCCGAAGCTTCAGTGTGGTTTCATCGACTTTGTCTGCACGTTTGTGTACAAG GAGTTCAGCCGCTTCCACGTGGAGATCACCCCGATGCTGGACCGCCTGCTGAACAACAGGAAGGAGTGGAACGCCCTCAAGGAGGTGCACGAGGCCAAAATGGCCGCCATCGAGGCAGTCAAGAAAgccaaggaggaggaggctcagAATGCTGCTGGAGCCAAACAAG CGAGCGCAGCCCAGTCACAATCAAAGACTTGTATTCTCAGCTAA